The genomic interval AATAATATCATACAACTATTGCACTactaaatacaattaaaaaataccaAACAAACAAATCCATCAAGTTTTAGTATTTCTTTTCGTCCTACAATTAAAGTgagataaaagaaataatatttacatttaaattttgtattcatagttgtgattatattttttttgtaaaaaaatcatttttttactactactattattattattattattcttattattattattattattgttattattatttatatattaaaatcacTTATATGTGTCACTTttaaagtaataatatatatttttagaacacgttaaaaatactgaaaatatatttttattaacaataataatattttaacttttaaagaattaaaaatccaaatttcaagaaatgtttttttatatttaaatagttAACAATGTTTTTCATAAAcgttaaattcaaataattttaataatttaacggCTAATTCTGTTATTACATAATGAgtgatttattattaaaagtattgtcaaatgttcttttttaatttataatataacttTCTTTTTAGCTGTACCATTTATCtataacatattataaaatatattacaaattCACACATATTTCTGAAGGTATAGGTTGAAAATAAtgttcaatttaataatattaatattttttgattaagttaaaatttaaatattttaattatattatttatttaataatacatgcatcacttttaaattttaattcagtatttttcattttatattgatggtattcattaatatttaataaaaatactttaataaaaatattatttaattctattttatttatgttttgttcaaacaaatGTTTATATAAAATGTTGAATTGAAGTTGTAgtgatttatttaaaacaaaagtgTAATTCATTGATAacgcaaaatattttaaaataattgaatttatttggAAACATTTAAGCAGAAAATAGACATGAATTATTGTTAAATGCGAATGGATTAGTACAAAAGAGACACATCAATTAAGACGATGGTGACATGATGTCAATTGTCATTATGAATTTCAGTGAAATGTGATTCTCTTAGCTGAGATGAACACAACACAACGCCTTAATAACCGTTTTCGAAGGTCACAACGCAAATGAATAAGCACCGAACACCGAAACCCAAGCGGCTATAGATACATTCATCCACCAAAACCTTTGTTTTGCGCCTAACATCCTTATCTCTTTTTCTATTTCTAATTATTACTCTCTTTTGGCACACTACATACAAAGGAAATAAACCCACCAAAATATGGAACTTTCTTTGTAACTTCCACAACCCCCATTAAATCTAACTACACGTGTAatcaattttctaaatttaatgtTCCAACTTTAATACAAGCATTCAAATGCTCCTTATGACTTTCCCCAAAAATAAATTCTCCTTGTGGTTTTATCAATATTTAGAAAGAAACTAATCCATTATATGTATCTCTGACTTTTTCTTAGGGTGATCTCAAATAAACTAtgaaattaacaatattttaaaaatttcatgatACTGTTAAATGTGTATTTATATCAATTCTTCTATCAAACGAGTATAATTTAAGTGTCAACTTAGTTTGTATATTATctgattattatatttaatcatttaagtttaaaatctcaaattattgttgaaattgtcaaagtaaaacaacataaaaaaaaattattaacagaAAAACTAACATAAAATTAAAGACGAGTTTCATAATTTACTCAAAAAGTATCTTTATGGTATTCAgcgagtatatatatatataaactaccCTTATTTTGAGCAATTAAGAGTAATTTGGACCAAtgacttaatttttatatatttaaattgcaTAAATAAAAGGTCTGTTTATTacatgttaaaaataataattttatatttttaaaaataacttttatgtGAATTTACTAAAAAATGGTACAAATTATTCCAAACtaattagttataaaaattaaaaagtaattttaatatttaaaatcttagATATTCTTTATAACAAAGTTtgacataataaaaatattaaataaatttttaatttctataaaattttgaaattttatttttagtttatataaaaaaaattatattttttagttcttgCAAATTTATAATGCGGGTAGTTTAACTCTATGATAGaacatcaacatatattttttaatgatttttttcacACGTGTTTACAACactataaaaaattactttaaaaaaaatgagtttaaaattCGATTTATAATcctttatttttgttactttttattttgaaaatttaacatttaaaaaatgaaaatttaattattcaaaagttaaaaaatttctaaaaattttcTTAGATAAACTTTGATTAAtgttctaaataattttttttaaaaatagttcaaaattttaaagttgaaaactgtttcattttaacaatgattaaagtaatttacaaaataacatttgtaaagacaaaaaatatgatgtttttcaaattaaattttaaatgaactaaaaatttatttaactttaataaaaataatattttaaaaaaatgttaattctaaaaaattattattgtaatatacTCAAACAAACTTTtcattatacatatatattaaaactttGTCATTAAAAAATGGTAGTATAAAGATGAGATacttaaagtaattttttatgaGACATATATAAACCaacttttttaaatcttttttaaaatgttataaacaaattactttaaaaaccattttaaaaaaagttataaaaagcaaactttaaatataatcaaCACTATGTCTTAATATGTGTAATTTTCTCCAtttcataatttctttttttaagatGGAGTACTTCGAAAAATAGTGATGCAGTAGCATGCCATTTTTTGCGTGTTTTATTAACGCTCAAAATAACTAGGATTCactttatttcatattaaatatttgatttaactgtatttttaaatttcttattttatttcaattgagATTTTGGTCTGTTCATTTTTCATTCtgaaattttaatcattttatttataaaattacacaattttaattgttatgttgattttttaattaaaatttaattcaaatactgggtgaaaattaattaataacatgtcCACCACAGTTAAAGCTAATGAGTAAATTGGTGTTAAGTAACGACTATGCATGGTAGTATATATTATAATCAAGACCACCAAGTCAAATATCACACGCATGGCTGCCACGTCAGCATCAATCAATACGTCAACTCTAAATAGGACGGACATGTCACTAACAATTTTTCACCCCGtatacattttaataataattgaaaagaGTTACTTCTAAAAGGATTAAAATATaccatttattaaaattaaagaataaaaaaattaaaataaatattaaataaaaaatatatttaatcaatattattatttacaatatatatatatatatatatacctctttatatcattaattaatatactcTTATTTCTTATTACATTTTCCTTGTTAATTATTATGGAATTCATTTCATTTACTATGTCATCATGCTACGACAACTAAATTGTCAACAATATCTTGCTAACATTGTTTGCTCATGTTGCACcatagtttttaatatttttaatatctcaCCGTGTACATAGATTCATACAcgatactttatttatttaatataaactatatTACTTAAGATCGTTGACAGTAAAAAAAAACTGCAAATAAATTTACATTTCTcccaataatataaaataataaaatatttacaactgtgataaaacatgtaaatttaataaaaataaaaaatatttaatttattaatgtatctaaaattataatattaaagacgtttaaataattattaaatctaCATTAAATGGAGATGTTTGTTaacataaatcaaataaatattctaTAAAAACGAGAAATCAAACATACTatactttaaatattttgtaaaaatttatgttattttcctttcaaaacaaacagttgattttaatttagagtatttatagtattaattataaaaataaaaataaaagaaaaacgtCATAATCAATGGAagttataaattgttttaagaTGTCAAATGTTTTGTAAATgtgttttaaacttttaattaatgataaattgGGAGAAGTTAAATAAACACACTCAATACTCCTTCcataaatataaaagttgttgaattttttttcttaaaatttaattttttatacaaatcatatatgtatttattatatttttaaaatctatcaatattgatattattaatttattttaaaatatgaaagcttttttaaatatatttataaacattAAACCATTTAATCATAACTATACACACAATATTTACACTAATTCATCATtcacttttttataataattgtgaAAACTTAATGAATactgatattaaaaataaaaataaaagacaaatcaAAACGAAGGAAATTATTACTAAAACCACACTCTGAAAATGGGAAAGGTAagacaaaaaaagaaacatgTGGTAGAAATTTAATAAAGAGGAGTAAAAGAAATGAAAGGTGATGAGCCGCAAGAGTTTTACGCGGTTAGGTGGGGTCTGATGTTGGGGAAAGAAAAGGTACAGATCATAAATCCAGCCAATAAAGGATCCAACGAAAGTGAACGTTTCAGAGCCACGTGTATGTCCAATCCACACTTCAAATTCATCCGGCAATGAGTCAAAAAAACGCGCCGACTCCATGCGAACAACGGTGGCCCCGCTCACTGCCTCGCACCACTGTCCAAAACTAATGTCGTAAGCAGTGACAAAATCACCTCCCGTGGACCCCACCTATCGACACGCACGCATCACTCTTGATACCATGACACTTGTCGCTCTCATCCCACCCACCTTCTCCTTAATTTTCATTCATCACCCAATTATTCTAATTCCTACCATCCTAATcgtaaaaataaatcattttcttTGGTTATATAAtgactaaattatttataaatattatttgcttgaaataatatttttaatttatattttaatattaattattttttaattgtagctcctttaattttgtatatttttttactatgaataattgaattatttattatgaGATAATGGAATAATATTAACGTCCATGAATTTCAAAATAGACttcaaaaaatgaattttaaacgCTAAACAAAACGAGAAAAGGAAACGTATAAGGAATCGGAATGGGAATATAATGCTGAAATAAAGTGACATTTTATGTTTACCTTTAACTAGGAACACCTGCGTTTATAAGATTCCAattctaaatatttaaatagcTTTTGGAGTGATTTTCGCAGcattatgtaatattttatttttacaaaatgacTAGATTAGTCCTTGTTTGtacatatatgaaaataatcCTTGACTATTTAAATATGACTCAATTTAGTTCTAACAATATAATATCTAAATTAAACTTTAACTACTACACATGAGAAACGTATTAGTCCACATATAAACTAACACTCAAATTATTCTAATTTCATAAAAGAAACACATTAATCTTATACGTTAGATTTTATATCaacatttttttctcaaacTTCTTGACCACCTGTCTTCTGGTGGGTCTCTTGTTTTTGAACAATTTACaccatataataatttaaaacaaatgtcTTGTTTAACGGTATAAGTACTATTGTCATCAATTAACtaatcaaattgaaaaataatgttTGTATACTCTTATAtctaattaacattttaaaccACAACTAATGCATAACTCACATAATAGTCAAGTGGATGAGTAGTTTAACTTCTTTGAGTTAAAAGTTACAAAAATGGAAGGATTCAAGTCCAAACACAAGTGAGGACAAaagatattaatataataataatttattatttttatctcaaaataatttattatttgtaatataaatattctaaaataatttaattttaattttttatatacttcTTTGTAGttatactatttaattaattaatagtatctatatattttctaatttaatattttttattatacatttatgaataatattattaaaatacaaagtttaacacaaaaataataatttaatattggctaaattacatttgtggtcctttaacttaatctcaggtaacgttttagtcctttatctttttttttcccgattcagtcctttattcctaacaatatcaaataaagtataaaaatatgagtttatttgaagatttgcgttacgaatttgatgaaatttgtattatattgaagaatataattaattttatgagttttgattgaattttttttttgaatttttgtataaaaaaggataacattgttgaaattttaaaacataaaatatcaaattgtcacttaaaattaaaataaaggaccaagtcgggaaaaaaaaaaaaagataaaggactaaaacgttacctgagattaagttaaaggaccacaaatgtaatttagcctttaatattttatgaaaaataaaacgCGATGTTCATTGTATTTTATATAACattctatttaaattaaattttatatcaaattttgcatttaaaaatattaatgttttcTTGATTATGTGGTGAAGTAAAtggttaaattattttaaaatgaaggGAATATTAACCTCTTTTAACAAAACGCATATAATAGTAATGGACTAACTTGCATATTATCTTGTGTGAGAGAGTAAATTGTGTCGCACTCAAATTAGCATCGagtatacaatttttatttttttattaaaaaaaattaaaaattaaaaaaccttGGGTTTGGCCCTACATCTTTCACGCTTATCAGCACTACCAAAACGCTATCGTTCACGTGTATTCTAGAAACAACTGGGTACTGTAGCACGTGTCACCTCTATTTACGCCTATAAATACACGTCTCTCCCTTATGAGATAAGTTTCAAAAGCCGCCACCGTAGTTCTTTCTAGTATTCTTTGTTCACGGAGAAAGTATCGCTAGtttagattaattaattaattagaaattTAGATCTTATAGTATACACTATCACTTAAAAAACATGGCATCAGAGCTTCAATTGCCGCCAGGCTTCAGATTCCATCCAACGGATGAGGAGCTCGTCATGCACTATCTCTGCCGCAAATGCACTTCGCAACCCATCTCTGTTCCCATCATCGCCGAAATTGACCTCTATAAGTACGATCCTTGGGATCTTCCTGGTAATTTTATCTAATCTTTTTCCTTTCCTATTTTTTTTCagtcatatataatttttaaattaatttatttttgactttattttatgaaaatttcttcatctaataattattgttattttataggcATGGCTTCTTATGGAGAAAAGGAGTGGTATTTTTTCTCGCCACGAGACAGGAAATATCCGAACGGTTCGAGGCCGAACCGGGCGGCTGGATCCGGATATTGGAAGGCAACCGGGGCGGATAAACCCATAGGTCACCCGAAACCGGTTGGGATTAAGAAAGCGTTGGTGTTTTACGCGGGGAAAGCGCCAAAAGGTGATAAAACAAATTGGATTATGCACGAGTATCGTTTGGCTGACGTGGATCGCTCCATTCGAAGAAAGAACAGCTTAAGGGTATACATACCtaacttttgaatttttaaatttagatctAGTTTAGCGATATTAGATTAAATTACGATTTTAGCCCTTGGACCAGTTTTGGTCAAAAACAAATGTGGATACAATTAATATTGTTGTCTACCGTATGATTAGTCTGAGTCATATAAATCAGTTGAATCATGATGATTCTATCATGTGAGTTGATAGGAAAATACTTGGATGGAAATGTCGTTTGGAcagataaacacaaaaatactcgttatttatttattttaaaaatatatattatatgagtcattttattaaattatttattttaagattttaaaaaattgtatatataataatcattgagaatagtagaaaataaaataattaaaattgtattaagaattataaatgatattatttgttttgttaaagGGCTTAAATACATGTGACTGAGAATGCAAGAATTCTTCAACTTGACAATAGCATCAAGGAACCTTCACTAGTTGATCACTAGATATTTTCATGTGGTGGCTGATATTCGGATCCTAAATTTTAACATCACATTAAATCGGACAATGAAATACTTCACGGTTCTAGCTAAATTAacttattgaaataatattgaaattcaTCTGCCAACCACCATCAATTATTACTTTTCCACTTatagaatttatttattatttatttattcgtaCTTATCTCTCGACCTGCATTTTGTTAGGAAACATATTTAGacttttttattgtaaaatatttggACTACTTATccttaaaaaaaaggaaatgaaaTTGATCCAACGGTTCTGATTTTGCAGCTGGATGACTGGGTGCTTTGTCGTATTTACAATAAGAAAGGCACAATCGAGAAACAACCGAACAGCGGTGTTATAAACAGGAAAACAGACCCCTCGGAAATCGAAGACAAGAAGCCAGAGATTCTGACACGTGGAAGCGGTCTTCCGCCACACCCTCCACCGCAAGCGACGGCGGGAATGAGGGATTACATGTATTTCGACACATCAGATTCAATCCCGAAGCTGCACACGGACTCGAGCTGTTCAGAACACGTGGTGTCGCCGGAGTTTGCAAGCGAGGTGCAAAGCGAGCCTAAATGGAACGAATGGGAAAAGCACCTTGAATTTCCTTATAATTACGTGGATACCACTCTGAACAGTGGTTTCGGGTCCCAATTCCAGAGCAATAATCAGATGTCCCCGTTGCAGGATATGTTCATGTACTTGCCAAAAAccttttgagcatttgaaagaTGAAACTGAAAAACATGTGACACCCAATCAATCGCTGTAACGCATCGCACGGTAGCACGAGACGAGAGTCCATGAGTGTGCTTGTGCCAATGCGTacaatattatttgattaaatttccTAAGCATGAGTCGATAGAAATTTGAGAAgggaacatttaaaaaaatgcatGTGTTGGGCCTACTATTATCAAGTGTTTATGGTACCACCCTATTGAACCGTTTTACCCATCTCTAGGATTAGCATGTGCATAGTTATTGTAGGATTTAGATAGATAAGGTACAAAACATGTTTCATGTGATCATAGAATAGAATATCATTTACGACAACCTAAATTAATACACAGTCACTTTGTGCTTCTATTCTATATATTCAGCATTAGTATAGTAGGACTGCCCCACCTTATTTAGTATTAGTAGGATGCATGTTTTTCTGGTTGCTTATTCCGACACCTATTATGTGTACTTgtcaatttttcatattctgttttgataacaataaaatacaatGCAGTTAATAGTCTAACATGATATTAAAGGGAAGATAGTCAAATGGTTAAAAAGGAAGTATTAACAAGTCTTTTTAAgtatttaaaaagaaatcagatttttcattcctttttaattcttaaCATAGTATGACCCATAGTTAAATTAAGTTTGCTGACGTAGTTGAATTATTTCTGTGTACGGAAGAATTATTGTATAGTTTTATAATTCAagtagttaaattttaaaaatagtaacatcatcttcgattttttttttttcttagaacTTTTGATCAAATTTTCGGCTATCTATAAATTCTTCTAACTTTTATATACTATTATAGATGGAATATCAGGTTAATTATGTGATGTTTTTAcggtttatttttttattaaaaaattctacaTATTAATGTTTCTTGAAATTTCAGATGTTGTTAATATGTTTCTGCTTAATGAGCTCTGTGTTTTTGACATGTTGCCGCCAGAATTAGGCATCTTAAGTCTTGACCaatatatataagaattttccaatatttttatgtattccATTCAAATGTTGTTAGTATGTTTCTCCTTAATCGGCTCCTTGTTTTTTGACATTTTGCCGTTAGGATAAGGCATCTTGTGTTTTGGAAGAATAAACAAATAAGTAAATTcgaataataaatcaaaatacaataaaataaaatgacttaaaattttgaaatcgaaaaaaaattatgacctTGTCTAATAAAATCGAAAAAAATTGTGTTCTTGTCCAATAAAATCAGATAATAATATAGTATAAAAATTGttacaatatataaatttattttaaatttgtcattatttttagtaaatatattatctaaaataaatatttgaattatattttacaaCACATTAATATAagagtataaaaaaataaattgaatataactTTAAAGTGTTTTAGACTTATCTGAATtgtaataaaaagtaaaaagtaaaaaattaatatgctTTGACCTGTCttttacaatttcaaacaatatataaaactatttcaattttttttaatttcaatcaaaaGTCTACATCTTGATCATTACTATTTTTCTTGGCGATGAAAAACAATAGTATAAAACACGTTTTGGATGCATTTCAAATGTTGTCTTGGACAGAAAGTGCAGAAACATGTGGTATGAAAAAACACTAAATACTACTATAAAAAACAGTAACTAAACACAAGAAAtcatgtataattttttaattgatttgattatttaaacCTACTACTTTAATGTATAGTTAGTTTTCGTAACTTTTCTAACTTAAAATTCTATCATACTATATAGCatgctgtttatttttttacacgTAAATTCATTAATACGAACGTTTTTGAACATgatcattgtattttttaagaCAACTTTGAACTGGTTCAAAATAGGTGTTCAAATTTTAACGGGAGTAAGAAAATTCTCCAGATTAAATAACACCAAAGATTGGAAAGTTGATCCGATTAAACTTTAGATATTAATATAGAATTAGAACAAAAAATACTGCTTTTTGGGTTTCGTCTCTTTGGTAGCCGGATGTCTTACACTTGGTTTTGTTAGTTAGAAAGGAAGATGGGAATCTATATACcgataattttattttcccaAAAAAAGTTATTGATTGAAAACAGTCGACTGAACTAATTTAATCTCATAACCCATATCATCTATTGGCTTGGGTGTAGAGTTAATGAGTAAAGTGAAAAAGTTGAAGGTTCTATCCCAACTAGTCATTAGCAACATTTTGTTAAATTGGTACATTTAGTCCCATCAGACTTTGTTGAATTTCATAAAGTTTAATTATAActtcaaaagaaaaacaaaacatacACTATCAGGGAAGTCGCCAGTGTCAACGAACATACACCAGTATAGCACTATCCGGGTGTCACTTACGATGTACAAGGGAAATATTTTGATGCAGAGGAATTTGGAATATATCTAACTACTTTTAAGAATATAACACCCATCGCATCATATTCGGGTGAAGGTTATACAGCAGCTGCAACCAGTGCAGATCTAGCTCGTGTGAACGAAGCAATAACTGATCCAAGCTGAAGCTTATCATTGCACCCAAAACTTAATCTGTACCTGCAAGAGATGAAATTTCACTCCCATTATCACATGTCCTCACgtgtatttttaaaaaccaaaaagaaaAGATACCATGtttatcattaaattttcatattCACACATTTATGATGCAAGATCATGTGATGATGTCTGGTATACATAATACCAAAAATATAAGATAAGTGATTTGCATGCAGTAAAACTATGAGTAGTCTTCTTACTCtacaaatttaatcataatACTGCATGACAATTTAAAACTATGACTAGCTCTTCTTACTCTGCAAATTTAAGACATGCATATATATAGTCTCTGCGGAGTACAGCTACATATCATTCACCAGTAAAAGAATCTGATATCCAGTTGCATGAAACATGGACAAGAAAACAAAggaaactttattttatcttctatCACTATTTGTTAGGAACCCAAGAATTGGATTCCAAGGATTCCGAGGAAGAACacaaatatttagaaaaaagaaaagaaataatatGAGAAAATCTCTCCAAGAAAATGATACACGAGCAGGATACGCTCATACAATGGTTTACACCACTCAATTTCTAAAGTTGTTAAAAGATACTTCCATAAGGGATGGAACAGTTATTTATAGCTTCCATGTACACTTGGGATAAGAGAGGGAAAGGATCACTAACTAACTCTACTAACAAACATAATAGTCTAACTACTTATAACAACCTCAACCAATTAACTACTTCTACT from Cicer arietinum cultivar CDC Frontier isolate Library 1 chromosome 5, Cicar.CDCFrontier_v2.0, whole genome shotgun sequence carries:
- the NAC5 gene encoding NAC family transcription factor 5 — translated: MASELQLPPGFRFHPTDEELVMHYLCRKCTSQPISVPIIAEIDLYKYDPWDLPGMASYGEKEWYFFSPRDRKYPNGSRPNRAAGSGYWKATGADKPIGHPKPVGIKKALVFYAGKAPKGDKTNWIMHEYRLADVDRSIRRKNSLRLDDWVLCRIYNKKGTIEKQPNSGVINRKTDPSEIEDKKPEILTRGSGLPPHPPPQATAGMRDYMYFDTSDSIPKLHTDSSCSEHVVSPEFASEVQSEPKWNEWEKHLEFPYNYVDTTLNSGFGSQFQSNNQMSPLQDMFMYLPKTF